In the genome of Calothrix sp. PCC 6303, the window AACCTACGGTTAGTCCCACGAAAATTTGATATTTGAAGATAAAATCTTTAGAAATCGTTGAGGTTAATACCTGCTTCTTTCGCCATTGCTGCCAAACCTTTAACTTCAAGGGTTTTGATGGCTTTGGTGGATATTTTGAGTCTCACCCAACGATTGCCTTCAGACCACCAAATACGTTTGCTTTGGAGGTTGACGTGTTGAAGACGCTTGGTGCGGCGGTGTGAGTGGGATATTGAAAAGCCGTTGTTTGCTTTTTTGCCAGTGAGTTGACAGCGACGGGACATGATAAATATTTCCTTATATTGCGGACACAATCCTTTATTGTATACAACCTAGGCGATGCTAGGTCAATGGGAATGGAAAAAATTACCGTAATTTTTAAATTCCTCATTCCCAATTGAAAACTATTGATATCCTTGCCAAGGCTGAATCTCCAAAGTACCGTTAGGTTTAAATACTAGCTGATAGTGGGCTAGGGGTTCGTTGCTAGTAGGTGGTTTGAGATTTGAACCGTAGATATCTTTGAGTATTTTTGGTAGGGGTGTTTCGTTGGAATGATCAACAGCCACTTGGTTTAATGGTTCATAATCGGAGATGACAGCATCTTTATTAACAGCGACTCGATATTTCAAATCACTTTTAAATGTGGGAGTTCCACCCCAATCTTTGCGAACCTGTTCGTAGAGTTTTTGGCTTAAATCTTTAACCTGGTTGGGTTCTGAGATTTTCTCACCAACTATCTGGGGTTTTTGAGAATATCCATTCCAAGGACTAACTTCTAAGACACCCTGCTTTCTAAAAACGACTCGGTATTGGGCAATTGGTTCGTTAGCAACTGTAGCACGGGTGGCAGGGTTATAAAGTAAGCCTGGTAAAGGGGTTTGATCAACTACATCGTTAGCACCCTTATTAACTGCTTTATAGCCAACAATTGCCCCATCTGCGGCGACACCAACTCGGTAAACTACATCTTCTGGTAAGCTGCCACGATTTGTCCAAGCTGGGTTGATAGAATTATAGACTTGACGATTAAGCGATCGCAGTTGAGATGCATCGGTAATTTCTGGAACCGTCGCTAATAGAGATTCTAGGTTAGCATTTACACCAGGTGAGCCTGTAGCTGTTGGTACAGGTGTTGTCGATGGGGTGGCGGTTGCCGCTTCTGCCGTCACCATCGAAGCCGAAACTGTGGGTGTTGGGACAACAGATGCTGGTTCACTAGTTGCCACTGTGGGAATTGGAGTATCACTAGCTGCCAAAGACGGTGTGACGTTGGTGGTTTCTGTCTTGCTGCTAACTTGTTCTTGAGGTTGAAGTTCCTTAACTGATGGTACCGGAATTAAACTTAAGACAACCGCCGCTGCTGCTAACCCAGACAAACCAACTGTAGCGGGAACAGCCTGCTTAATTAATGCCCCTTGACTGATGCCACTATCATGTTTAGAAACAGACTGCAATTGCAATGTCAATTCTGGCAAAGTTTGACTATCTGCAAAAAATTGATCTATGGCTTCTACTAAATCGAATAGTTGAACAGTATTTAAATCTGTTTCTACTGGTTCTGGAGTGGTTTGTAAATTTGAATTTAGATCCTGTTCAGTCTCCGGATGCATCACCAATCTATGGCAATTTGGATCAACTTTATGTATTTGAACAATTTCTGAATTTTGATTGGAAACTTGAAAATTGGGCACATTACTCAAAAATAGTTGAGCATAACCGCTAACAGCCCGCACCAAGCTTTCAAAAAATTCTCGTCCACCCACCAAAGGCTTACTCAAACCAGATAAATAGCATTCTGCATTTACCAAAATTGATAATTCTGGGCGCATATCTTGATAATGTGCAGCCCTGCTAGAATCACTTAAACCCTCCAGAAGCAATGTACAATTTGGCAAACTATATTTTCTTTGAATATTCATTTCTACTTACTCTACTTCACCGTCAAAAAGACTAATCCAGAATCGCTGCATCCCCGCAGTCCCCGTACAAAACAGCAGTTGACCTAATAAACTAATAGCTAGCTCATCTATTTTCGCATCTGAAGTTAATTGTAGTAAGCTTGAGCGTCTTGGATTCATTCGACTTTTAAAGTGGACTCTAAATCTTTCTAAATAGTTAGATAAGCGTAGATTTTGTTCCAAAGGTATTTGCTTTTCGTTCAATTGTTGATAAACAATTAACAATTGGCGAATCACCACTGTTAAGCGTCGAGCGATATAGCAAGCGATTACTACCAAAGCCTTTGCTTCCATGATACTCAAAGGACGGCGAGCATAAGCTCTTCGCATCGGGTTACTGCTACGCATTCGCCACAAGTTTACTCGATCTTTGATAACTCCTTTTAAATCTAGTTCTTCTGAAAACACTAAAATAGCTTCGGAGCCATCTAATTCCAGAGCTTCAATTGCTAGTAAAATTAAATCAATTTGTAACCTAGTTTTGCGGGGACATACTTGTCCTTCAACAACTGGTTCGGGAAGTGTGTCCAGAATCATCGGCAATGACTGGGGAGGCGTAGTGTTATATGGTGTTAAACTGGCGGAGATATTCATTATAAATACCTGATACAGGCTGCAACAGATTGGGAAAGCAAATTTAAGATAATTTATCAAACAAGAATACACTTGCTTGCTGCAGTGATGGCACTGCTTGATATATATACATTAGTTACTTGTTCTTTTCAAAGATTTCCGTATACTTAAAGCTAAGTTGCTAATACATTAGTTCACCTCATTATATTTAGTCATAATATATCCCTAGCTTTATGTAGATTAGCCTAATAGTCAATGGAGAACGTGGGTGCAATCACTTATCTGAGCATATAGCCGTATGACATTATATAAAATTTCGGAGCTACCTTACCGGAGTAAATCTAGTGTACGATTTGTCTGGTGTTCTTGCATTTTCAGTGATCTACCCAAAATGTAGCCTTGAAGGTGCAATATTCTGACTCCTGTATTTTGATTTATTCTTTTACTCCCTAATTCAAATTTCCATGGATTTAAAAGCTCTGATTCGTGACATTCCTGATTTTCCCAAGCCAGGAATTTTATTCCGAGATATCACTACACTGCTATCTGACCCTAAGGGACTGCGGTATACGATTGATTTACTCGCGCAAAAGTGCCAGGAAGAAGGTTTGACGATTGATTATATCGTCGGAATGGAATCACGGGGGTTTATTTTTGGTACACCTTTAGCTTACAAAATCGGGGCTGGTTTTATCCCGGTTCGCAAACCTGGTAAATTACCTAGTGCTGTTTATTCAGTTGAGTATCAATTAGAATATGGCACTGACAGTTTAGAGATTCATCAAGATGCATTAAAACCAGGCGATCGCGTTCTGATTGTAGACGATTTAATCGCCACTGGTGGAACTGCTAAGGCAACGGCACACCTGTTACAGAAAATTGGCTGCGAATTGGTGGGTTTTGGGTTTATCATCGAGCTACGAGATCTACATGGGCGTAAACATTTACCCGATGTCCCCATTATCTCGATAGTAGAATATTAGTCTATACTGACTGCTGACTGTCAACTTAATTACACAGTCAACAGTCAAATAATTCCAGGAATATAATTCAATACGGTTCTGTTAGAGATTTTTGGTATTGATTTCGGCATGTAGAGACGCGTAGCTTGCTACTTCCAGAAGCCACTCCGTGTCTACCCGTAGGGTAATTTCGCGTCTCTACAAGGAATTTTGGGTTTAACTGAACGGTATTGGAATATGATTGATTCCTTGGATAAATGGACTATTGACTTTTAATCATTGAGTTTAGAGACTTGATTGCTTATGACTGCCAGTAAGGTTTCTTGGGAAACAGGTAAAGATTGGTTCATTCGGTTTTTAACGAGTGAAACCCTAATCTATGTAATTAAACGACTATTACAGGCATCTTTTACACTGTTATTAGCATCTGCCTTGTCATTTTTTATCATTCAGTTAGCCCCAGGTGATTATCTTGATGTCCTCAGGCAAAATCCCAAAATTTCAGAAGATCGTGTTGCTGAGTTAACACGTTTGTATGGGTTAGATAAGTCGTGGGCTGAACAATATTTTCTCTGGCTATGGCGAATTTTTACAAAGTGGGATTTTAATCAAAGCTTTCTTTCCCAACGTCCTGTAGCTTCATTAATTGGAGAAAGAGTTCAAGCCACATTACTATTAGCGGTTTCTTCGTTGGTGATGACTTGGGTAGTTGCGATTCCTTTGGGAATTGTGGCAGCAGTTAAACAAAATCGCACCACTGATAGAGTTTTACAGGTAATTAGCTATATTGGGCAGGGTTTTCCTAGTTTTATTACTGCCTTGTTTTTATTAATTTTCGCCCAAATCACAACACCCCTTTTCCCAACTGGTGGTATTACCAGTATTAATCATGAAGAACTCAATTGGTTTGGTAAAATTTTGGATGTGCTATGGCACATGATTTTGCCAACTATTGCTTTGAGTGTTACTAGTTTTGCTGGATTACAGCGAATTACTAGGGGTGAATTACTGGATGTATTGCGGCAAGATTATATCCAAACTGCCCGTGCTAAGGGATTACCAGAAAATCGGGTGATTTATGTTCATGCATTACGTAATGCCATTAATCCTCTGATTACGTTGTTGGGTTTTGAGCTTGCTGGTTTGTTAAGTGGTGCTTTTATTGCTGAGTTTTTCTTCAATTGGCCCGGTTTAGGAAGATTAACTTTAAAGGCAGTCCAAGATCAAGATTTGTATGTGTTAATGGCAAGTTTGGTGATGGGGGCAGTATTGTTAATTTTGGGTAATTTAGTGGCAGATTTAATGCTGAAATTTGCTGATCCACGCATTAAGTTGGAAGATTTAAACTAGGTTATTTTAGGTGAATAATGTCCTTGTAAATTCTAGGGCTGCCTGGGGTTCTGATATTTCCCTTGATAGATGTTCAACTAATTGATATGGTGAAATATCAGGATTATCTGCTAAGGTTTCCTCAATAATCAGGCTAGCCATTGGTCCAATATATGAGGCTAATTGTTGTTGGCAGCGTTGGAGAAAATCAGGAGTAATGGAAGATGCTGATTGCTGATTTTGGGGAGAAAGAAAAGAATTAAAGCTGTTGTTGTGTGTTTGATTAAAATTGTTGTTTTTTAGCTGGCTGAAATTATTACTGTGTGGTTGGCTAAAATTATCGTTTTGTAATTTGCTATATAATTCAGAGTTAGTCGTAGATGATTCAGGTGCTAAATCATAGAGGGTTGAAATATCAGCATCAAAATCTGTGTCAGTGTATGTGTCACTAAAATTTACGGAAAAATCTTCATCTTGTTTCGTTAATTCATCCAAATCCCAACAGACTTCACTGGCTGACTGATAACGATACTTTGGTCTGTCTGCTAGCATTTTATCGAGAATTTCGGCAAAGCGATCGCTAACTTCGCAAAAGCCGCGCCATTTCCATTCTAATGAATATTGATCCATTAAAAATGATGGATCGTGTCCTGTGAGTAAAACAGCGGCAGTTACACCCAAAGCATATAAATCACTGCTAGGGGAACACATTCCAATGCTAATTTGTTCTCTAGGTGCATACCCCACTTTCCCCACTAAGGATACCTTACCAACGAATGTGGCGGTTTCTGGGGTACTTCCTTCGTTTAAGTCGGCTATCTGCTTACCAACGCCAAAATCAATCAACACAGGTAAGGTTTCCCCTGTAGGTAGCATGATATTATCTGGGGAGATGTCACGATGGATAATATGGTGTTCGTGAACATAGTCTAAGATAGGCAGTATTTTTCTCAGCCAATCGATGACTTCAAACTCAGAAAAGCACTCTCCACGACTTTGGCGATCGCGTAATAGGTCAGAATAGGTTTTACCATCGACAAATTCTTGAACTAAAAATAGCCGTCCATCACCTTCAAAACAAGCCAAAAATCGCGGAATTTGGGGATGTTCCAACTTGTGGAGAATTTTTGCTTCCCGTTTAAATAAATTACGGCATTTCTCTAAACCACCTTCCCCTGTACCAATTGGTGCAAACTCTTTGAGTACACAAGGTTCATTGAAGCGACGAGTGTCAAATGCTAAATAAGTACGTCCCAAACCCCCTTGCCCCAAAAGTTTCTGGATGATATAACGGTTATCAATTAAAGTGCCAGCAGCGATTTCTGAGCCTGTAAAGGGTAAATTAGTCATTTTATCCCACTCCTAGCGATTTCTCGGAATAACAATTTTTTATAACGGATTATTGATGTAAATTAATTCAAAACAAATTTAGAGAAATAAATTCAGCCACAATTACGATAGTTGTGGTTTTGTTGTTGTATATATATGGACTTTGGTTCCTATTTGGATCAAAACTTAATATCCCCAATCAAGATCTCAAAACCTTTTTTGGTATTTTTAAGCACCAATTAATTATCTATGTTCTTAACCGCTTGCTGATGCATTGGCATTTATATACAGAAAATAACCAATTTTATTGGCGCGATTCTGTATAATATTTTGTAAATAGATGCTTCATAAAATTAGCAAGGATTACATTTTTTGTTAAATTAAGTTAACGATACTGTTCTATTTGTATTCTGCCTCACACTCCTATATAAATAATGAGGGAGATTTACATAAATTATGCAGCAAAAAAAGTTAACTTTTGTAAATCAATTGATTTCACAAATATTAAAGTAGATGCTTGTATCTGGATCAATCTCATCCACAATAATCAACTTTGGTTAGGGACTATTAGTAGCTTGGGGAGTTGGTGTTGCGGTATTTAACGATTCTTGATGTAACAAAACAACTGGTTGTTTCTTGACTCGCTCTTCCAATGGTCTGACTTTATCAATTAATTGAATAAATTGATCGTATTTGGGTATTTTAGCAGTTGGCACATAGCCTGCATCAGCGGTGACATCACCAGGAGCTTCCCGCATGATATTCTGGATTTGAGTTTGACGAGTCCGATCAATACTCGGTCCAATTAGTACTACTCCTGAAGGAATCCAGCGACTGGTATGTAGGACTCTAAATTTTGTTGGCGAAAATTCCCGCTTCATCACTTCAAAATCACGTTCAGCGATCGCAACTGCATCCGCGCTACTATCATTTAACCAAGAGAGGGCTATTTTGGGGGTGGATGCAAACTTGATTTGGGCTAAAGTTAAGCCGTAAAGGTCATACAATGGAACGTAGTAGCCAGCAGCTGAACCCATTTCTGCCATCCCTACAACTTTATTCCTTAAATCGCTCACCTTTTGATATGGTTTCTCATCTCGCACCACCAATAATGAACGTTGAGTGCTGCTGACACCCTCCATAGAAAACACTGGAATATACATCTGCTTGCTAATTGCGATCGCTGCCAGTCCAGGAGGTGCAAATACTATATCCCACTTTTGGCGCTGAATTTGTTCAATGGCTTGTAACTCGTTAAAAGCGGGTTCCAATTCAATACGCGATCGCGTTTGCTTCCCAAGGTAGTCTTTAAAGCGATCATACTTTTCCAAAGACACATTTCCCTCCCCATAACTAACAACACCAATTGTTAATTCTGGGTTACGAGATTCTGGAGGCTTTTGATTACAACTAGTAGTTAATAATCCGGTGAGGATGATAATTTTTAGGAATAAAATTTTCGATATAAAGTTAATTTTCATTACAATTTGTAAAATTATTTACACAGCTTTAAGTTCATCATCTTTAAATATATTAAAAATACAGCAGATTGAAGGTAAATAAGTCACATAAATAGGGGGCATCCCACTTTTTGAAGCAATATCCTAGTAGTCTGTCAATTTTATTTTGACAGTTGTGTACAAATCCACAATACCGTAGAGACGTAGCATTGCTACGTCTCTGCAACTGTCATTTTTATTTTGACAGACTACTATAGCGTTTTGCAGTTGAGTTTAATACAGACCTAACCCCCAATCCCTTCCCTACCAGGGAAGGCTACGGTGTACACACAAGTCTTTTCGGGTTGCCCCAGGCTTTTGATCCCCCAACCCCCTTACACTTGGCGTTCGCCTTTGGCGTGGCGAAGCCTCAGCCGCTCTAAAAGAGCTAGGGGGCAGAATACCTCTCAAAGTCCCCCAATTTATCGGGGGATTTAGGGGGATCTACTACGATTTTGGTGTCTAGAGGGATATTTGACTATGCCTTTTAAGCAAGTCTTAAAGAATCTGCCTCTCTTTGGAGGGCAGAGTGTCAAAGTTCTCAACTATCTCATCATCGACGAACATTAGCACAAGCAGACGTAGCAGGGCGAGAATTTGGTATCACGTTGGGTGCTTCTGCTACCAAGTGTAAAGTTCCATCGGCACCCCGAACTAGGGCTTGAGCCTCCACAATCCTATTTGGTGATGGGTTCTGCACCGTCAAACTATCTGGAACTTGATTGACTCGATTAGTAGTATTACTTTCATCTAAAGTAGCAAGTTCACTAAAATCAACTCCACCCTGCATCGGATTTATAACCGGATTAGTTGGTAAAGTACCCTGCTTTCCTGTAGCTATAAACCGACCTAAAGGCTTTTTACCTCTACCACAAAGTTGATCTAGTTCATCGCTTTTATCTTTGAAGACTTGAGGTGACTGTATTAAAACTCGATTGGAATCTACATCAGGTTTGCGGATGGAAACCTCCCCTTGCACACCAAGTTCGGAACTTGCGGTGATGTCGCTTTGATTTGTGGGTTTGGGACGTGCTTCGATACCAAAGAGGTTTTGGGTTTGGATGTTGATGTTACCACCAGTACCACTAAAAGCATTTGCGGAGATATCGCTGTTTTCTTTGGGTACAGCAACGATAAAAGGGGTATTTATGGTGATGTTACCACCATCACCACTAGATTTATTATCAAATCCGGCAGTTGTGAAAATGCGACTGTTGTTTCTGAGTAGGATGTAATCTTTAACATTTAGGTTGAAATTACCACCGTTACCGGAGTTGGTGACAGATGCGATCGCGCTTTTGTTATCTAGCCTAATATTACCAGTGTTGATATTAATATCACCCCCATTCCCATCGACTAAGTTGCTAGCAGATATCGTTGCACCATTGAGGGATAAATCGCGGGATGTCACATTAATGTTGCCACCTTTACCTTGACCAGTAAATCCCGAATCTGACGCTACTATGGTAAAAATACCAGTGTCAAATTTAAGACCATCGACAGTTGTTCCTTCAAGGAAGATCTTTCCTCCAGCATTTACTGTGACATTACCTGCATTTCCTTGTCCAACAGTTGCAGCATTGATGGTAGAGCCGTTCTTCAAGGTAATATCACCAAATGTATTAATTAAGATGTTTCCAGCATCACCTTGACCGAATGTTATTGTAGCTAACTGCCCTCGATTCTGAACTGTGAGAGAGTTGGTTGTTAATTGAATATCTCCACCCTTACCCACACCTCCAGGAAGCAAAGAGGTGAAAGCACCGCTTTGGGTATCACCACTAATACCATCGATAAAAACTGCATCACGGGCATTAATATCTATATTTCCCGCATTTCGTCTGGCATAAGTAGTCAACTGACCACCGTCTGTTAATGTCAGAGTTCCTGTTTTTAGCTGAATATTTCCACCATTTCCGCTTCCTATTGCGAAAGCGGTTGCTTGGCTGGGAATGCTGTTACCATTACTTCCATCAATGTTGATACTATCAAGAGTATCTATAAAGATATTTCCTGCATTACCCGAACCACTACTAAAAGCAGCGAGTGAACCACCATTTTTTAAAGATAGCGCTCTGGCATTGATCCGGATATCACCACCATTACCTACACTTTCCTCCAGCGTTGCATTACCAGCAGTAGTAAATAAACCATTTACTCCACCATCAAAAGTTACTGTATCTCTAGCATTGATGGTGATATTTCCTGCATTTCCTCGTCCACTTGTATTCGCAGAAATAACTCCACCATTGGTGACAAAAAGTGAACCTGTGATAATTTCAATATCTCCTCCCTTGCCTTCACCACTCAGCAAGGCGCTTGTTAAAGTACTAGCATCTGCATCCGTACCATCTTGAATTATGCCATCAATTTTGACGGTATCGCGGGCATTGATGACGATATTACCTGCATTACCTCTACCACTCAAAGTAGAAGAAAGGACTCCACCATTGGTTAAAAATAGAGAACCAGTTTTAATTTGAATATTTCCTGCATTCCCGTTAGTTGCAAAACTAACTGCTTGACTTCCTTGACCATTACCACCAATACCATCAAAAGTAATGGTGTCAGTAGCATCGATAAAAATATTTCCGCCATTTCCAATACCTCCGTTATTCGTACCAATTGCACCGCCATTATTTACAGTTAAATTACCTGTCTTGATGCGAATTTCACCACTATTACCAACAGCATTGCGAATTACATAACTCGATACTTGGCTATTTGTATTAAACCTACCAGCAAAACCGGAAATGATAACGTTATTAGGCGCATTGATAGTAATATTACCTGCATCTCCTTGTCCACTACTCGTACTAGAAATTTGCCCAGCATTGGTCAGAGAAAGCGAAGGAGTCGTAATTTGAATATTTCCTGCTTTACCGATACTTTCACCCAGTAAGTCACTACTAATATTACTCCAAGCATCAAAATCTAGGTTGCTACCTTCAAGCTTTCCTGCATCAACTAAAACTCCATCAACTTTTACCGAATCTTTTGCATCGATAAAAATATTACCTGCATTTCCTTCTCCTAAAACATCACTTGATATTTCCCCACCATTAGTTAGGGAAAGAGAATTTGTAGTAATGCGAATCTCACCACCATTACCACGACCAGTCTTAAATACATCACTACTGGCTCTACTTATACTATCAAAACTGATATCACGGGCATTAATAGTTATATTTGCTGCATTTCCTTGACCCAGTGTGCTGCCACTGAGGAAAGCACCATTAGTTAATTTTAGGGTGTCCGTGGTGATATTGATATTACCTGCATTTCCTTCTGCACCTTCTTGAACTGCGGCTATAGCACGACTAAAACTTCCTGTTTCTCCTTTACCATCAAATCTGATACTATCGCGGGCATTTATCGTAATATTCCCTGCATTTCCTTTCCCACGAGTACTGGTTTGAATTTCAGAACCACCAGTAATATCCACTGAAGCAGCATTAATAGTAACATTTCCACCATTTCCATCTGCCCCTTTGCCGACTTCTGCCCCAATTCCGTTGATTAATCCCGGTGTTGGATTAGCAAAAGTGACAGCACCACGAACATTAATATTTATATCCCCACCATTTCCCTTACCCGCACGTAAAGTATTTCGTGCAGGACGAATTGTTGTTAATAATTGAGCGCTATCAGTTAAAGTCAGGGAACCAGCTTGAATATTAATATCACCACCATTACCAACTGCACCAGCTTCTACAGTGCTAAAAATAGTACTATTTTCCAACGTCACAGCATCATTGACCTGCAAAAATACACTTCCACCATTCCCATTTCCAAAAGTATAAGTAGACAAACTTGCGTCATCTTTTAAAGTCAACGAATTAGCAGAAATACGAATATTTCCCCCGTTACCAATAGCATTTTCATACACCTGGTTATCTATAGCACTAAAATTCCCCCCTAATGTAATATTTTCAGTCGCATTTAAGGTAATATCTCCCGCTTGGGTTGTTGGACTTACCTTCCCTATCGCTATTCCCGCAAATAATGTTGAACTATTTATATCTATATTTCGAGCATTAATGGCAATATTCCCACCAAATGTACCAAGAACACTGATTCCAGTATCGTTACTCAAAA includes:
- the rpmB gene encoding 50S ribosomal protein L28 — encoded protein: MSRRCQLTGKKANNGFSISHSHRRTKRLQHVNLQSKRIWWSEGNRWVRLKISTKAIKTLEVKGLAAMAKEAGINLNDF
- a CDS encoding DUF4335 domain-containing protein, with the protein product MNIQRKYSLPNCTLLLEGLSDSSRAAHYQDMRPELSILVNAECYLSGLSKPLVGGREFFESLVRAVSGYAQLFLSNVPNFQVSNQNSEIVQIHKVDPNCHRLVMHPETEQDLNSNLQTTPEPVETDLNTVQLFDLVEAIDQFFADSQTLPELTLQLQSVSKHDSGISQGALIKQAVPATVGLSGLAAAAVVLSLIPVPSVKELQPQEQVSSKTETTNVTPSLAASDTPIPTVATSEPASVVPTPTVSASMVTAEAATATPSTTPVPTATGSPGVNANLESLLATVPEITDASQLRSLNRQVYNSINPAWTNRGSLPEDVVYRVGVAADGAIVGYKAVNKGANDVVDQTPLPGLLYNPATRATVANEPIAQYRVVFRKQGVLEVSPWNGYSQKPQIVGEKISEPNQVKDLSQKLYEQVRKDWGGTPTFKSDLKYRVAVNKDAVISDYEPLNQVAVDHSNETPLPKILKDIYGSNLKPPTSNEPLAHYQLVFKPNGTLEIQPWQGYQ
- a CDS encoding adenine phosphoribosyltransferase, whose protein sequence is MDLKALIRDIPDFPKPGILFRDITTLLSDPKGLRYTIDLLAQKCQEEGLTIDYIVGMESRGFIFGTPLAYKIGAGFIPVRKPGKLPSAVYSVEYQLEYGTDSLEIHQDALKPGDRVLIVDDLIATGGTAKATAHLLQKIGCELVGFGFIIELRDLHGRKHLPDVPIISIVEY
- a CDS encoding serine/threonine-protein kinase, translating into MTNLPFTGSEIAAGTLIDNRYIIQKLLGQGGLGRTYLAFDTRRFNEPCVLKEFAPIGTGEGGLEKCRNLFKREAKILHKLEHPQIPRFLACFEGDGRLFLVQEFVDGKTYSDLLRDRQSRGECFSEFEVIDWLRKILPILDYVHEHHIIHRDISPDNIMLPTGETLPVLIDFGVGKQIADLNEGSTPETATFVGKVSLVGKVGYAPREQISIGMCSPSSDLYALGVTAAVLLTGHDPSFLMDQYSLEWKWRGFCEVSDRFAEILDKMLADRPKYRYQSASEVCWDLDELTKQDEDFSVNFSDTYTDTDFDADISTLYDLAPESSTTNSELYSKLQNDNFSQPHSNNFSQLKNNNFNQTHNNSFNSFLSPQNQQSASSITPDFLQRCQQQLASYIGPMASLIIEETLADNPDISPYQLVEHLSREISEPQAALEFTRTLFT
- a CDS encoding phosphate/phosphite/phosphonate ABC transporter substrate-binding protein, translated to MKINFISKILFLKIIILTGLLTTSCNQKPPESRNPELTIGVVSYGEGNVSLEKYDRFKDYLGKQTRSRIELEPAFNELQAIEQIQRQKWDIVFAPPGLAAIAISKQMYIPVFSMEGVSSTQRSLLVVRDEKPYQKVSDLRNKVVGMAEMGSAAGYYVPLYDLYGLTLAQIKFASTPKIALSWLNDSSADAVAIAERDFEVMKREFSPTKFRVLHTSRWIPSGVVLIGPSIDRTRQTQIQNIMREAPGDVTADAGYVPTAKIPKYDQFIQLIDKVRPLEERVKKQPVVLLHQESLNTATPTPQATNSP
- a CDS encoding ABC transporter permease, with the protein product MTASKVSWETGKDWFIRFLTSETLIYVIKRLLQASFTLLLASALSFFIIQLAPGDYLDVLRQNPKISEDRVAELTRLYGLDKSWAEQYFLWLWRIFTKWDFNQSFLSQRPVASLIGERVQATLLLAVSSLVMTWVVAIPLGIVAAVKQNRTTDRVLQVISYIGQGFPSFITALFLLIFAQITTPLFPTGGITSINHEELNWFGKILDVLWHMILPTIALSVTSFAGLQRITRGELLDVLRQDYIQTARAKGLPENRVIYVHALRNAINPLITLLGFELAGLLSGAFIAEFFFNWPGLGRLTLKAVQDQDLYVLMASLVMGAVLLILGNLVADLMLKFADPRIKLEDLN
- a CDS encoding beta strand repeat-containing protein, which produces MRKIQFLFASLFLYNFTINHLPVKAQITPDSTLGNESSQVNPNVLIKGSNADQINGGATRGSNLFHSFSEFNISDGQRVYFANPSGVLNILTRVTGNNSSSIFGTLGVDGNANLFLMNPNGILFGKNASLDVQGSFIGTTANGLKFGNQGVFSATNPEAPALLTINPNALTFSQQESGAITSQSQAPAGVSPNGNNTRGLRVPDGKSLLLVGGNVSVDDSGLRAYDGRIEVTGLAAPGDIGLNMTGDILSLNIPKDVTLADVFLSNDTGISVLGTFGGNIAINARNIDINSSTLFAGIAIGKVSPTTQAGDITLNATENITLGGNFSAIDNQVYENAIGNGGNIRISANSLTLKDDASLSTYTFGNGNGGSVFLQVNDAVTLENSTIFSTVEAGAVGNGGDINIQAGSLTLTDSAQLLTTIRPARNTLRAGKGNGGDININVRGAVTFANPTPGLINGIGAEVGKGADGNGGNVTINAASVDITGGSEIQTSTRGKGNAGNITINARDSIRFDGKGETGSFSRAIAAVQEGAEGNAGNINITTDTLKLTNGAFLSGSTLGQGNAANITINARDISFDSISRASSDVFKTGRGNGGEIRITTNSLSLTNGGEISSDVLGEGNAGNIFIDAKDSVKVDGVLVDAGKLEGSNLDFDAWSNISSDLLGESIGKAGNIQITTPSLSLTNAGQISSTSSGQGDAGNITINAPNNVIISGFAGRFNTNSQVSSYVIRNAVGNSGEIRIKTGNLTVNNGGAIGTNNGGIGNGGNIFIDATDTITFDGIGGNGQGSQAVSFATNGNAGNIQIKTGSLFLTNGGVLSSTLSGRGNAGNIVINARDTVKIDGIIQDGTDADASTLTSALLSGEGKGGDIEIITGSLFVTNGGVISANTSGRGNAGNITINARDTVTFDGGVNGLFTTAGNATLEESVGNGGDIRINARALSLKNGGSLAAFSSGSGNAGNIFIDTLDSINIDGSNGNSIPSQATAFAIGSGNGGNIQLKTGTLTLTDGGQLTTYARRNAGNIDINARDAVFIDGISGDTQSGAFTSLLPGGVGKGGDIQLTTNSLTVQNRGQLATITFGQGDAGNILINTFGDITLKNGSTINAATVGQGNAGNVTVNAGGKIFLEGTTVDGLKFDTGIFTIVASDSGFTGQGKGGNINVTSRDLSLNGATISASNLVDGNGGDININTGNIRLDNKSAIASVTNSGNGGNFNLNVKDYILLRNNSRIFTTAGFDNKSSGDGGNITINTPFIVAVPKENSDISANAFSGTGGNINIQTQNLFGIEARPKPTNQSDITASSELGVQGEVSIRKPDVDSNRVLIQSPQVFKDKSDELDQLCGRGKKPLGRFIATGKQGTLPTNPVINPMQGGVDFSELATLDESNTTNRVNQVPDSLTVQNPSPNRIVEAQALVRGADGTLHLVAEAPNVIPNSRPATSACANVRR
- a CDS encoding DUF3038 domain-containing protein codes for the protein MNISASLTPYNTTPPQSLPMILDTLPEPVVEGQVCPRKTRLQIDLILLAIEALELDGSEAILVFSEELDLKGVIKDRVNLWRMRSSNPMRRAYARRPLSIMEAKALVVIACYIARRLTVVIRQLLIVYQQLNEKQIPLEQNLRLSNYLERFRVHFKSRMNPRRSSLLQLTSDAKIDELAISLLGQLLFCTGTAGMQRFWISLFDGEVE